The following coding sequences are from one Fibrobacter sp. window:
- a CDS encoding ABC transporter substrate-binding protein, with amino-acid sequence MIGMKSIVKTAVVVSATAALFGCDSSSEQQAADGSLPRKQTLYLSGQQWGAPATFNPLAESWMAAWPVGGRFNLVYEPLVTYNTLNGQVEALLGTLVPELSNNDSIVVDLNPAAKWSDGKQVNSNDVKFIFANGAINTSEQISAIHVDTLKAEPAAQDAPVAERLSFIVAKDKRNNPLSVMDLLQAIRIVPAHVFEPLVAEKGLDEVKKLPMDKNPVVSGPYTIKDYSANKIILERRDDYWGNAALHNGQLPAPKFIVHPIYKSNEHNTIALRKGELDASMSFIPRIGDLKGAGVHTWLNDAPFFMPGAMPMLMINTMKEPLNDKRFRRALATAIDYNAIRQFAVSNYTSQLQPGLIMPTNLEGKYINAEDAKIGVNLNIVDEAERLNTVKAMLSEAGYKSVFKDDGTLDHMENAKGEKIPTLFITSPAGWTDWEAMVSIAVEGMRKAGIDVREGFVDGGQYWPAMGTGNFDLIMHKPTADVSPSLPWSRFNEVMSSRDWQKLGDWAGTNIGRYNQPGTKEFRPEVDKLLAEIPLMTDEAKKAEAYRELNKIFMEDQPAIPLAYLPEQFYEFSDRVWTNWPSADNAYAPAQLPWIASGTKVLWNLKLK; translated from the coding sequence GGCGACGGCCGCCCTTTTCGGGTGCGACAGCAGCAGCGAGCAGCAGGCTGCCGATGGCTCTTTGCCCCGTAAGCAGACACTTTATCTGTCTGGCCAGCAGTGGGGTGCTCCCGCTACGTTCAACCCGCTCGCCGAAAGCTGGATGGCCGCATGGCCCGTTGGCGGTCGCTTCAACCTGGTGTACGAACCGCTCGTCACCTATAACACTCTTAACGGTCAGGTGGAAGCCCTCCTCGGTACGCTCGTTCCTGAACTTTCCAACAACGACAGCATCGTGGTCGACCTGAACCCCGCTGCCAAGTGGAGCGATGGCAAGCAGGTGAACTCCAACGACGTGAAGTTCATCTTCGCGAACGGCGCCATCAACACCTCCGAACAGATTTCCGCAATCCACGTGGATACCCTCAAGGCCGAACCGGCAGCCCAGGATGCGCCTGTTGCCGAACGCCTTTCCTTCATCGTTGCCAAGGACAAGCGCAACAACCCGCTTTCTGTGATGGACCTCCTCCAGGCCATCCGTATCGTGCCGGCTCACGTGTTTGAACCGCTCGTTGCCGAAAAGGGCCTCGACGAAGTCAAGAAGCTCCCGATGGACAAGAACCCGGTCGTTTCTGGCCCGTACACCATCAAGGATTACTCTGCGAACAAGATTATCCTCGAACGTCGTGACGACTACTGGGGCAACGCCGCCCTCCACAACGGCCAGCTCCCGGCTCCGAAGTTCATCGTCCACCCGATCTACAAGAGCAACGAACACAACACCATCGCTCTCCGCAAGGGTGAACTCGACGCTTCCATGTCCTTCATTCCGCGTATCGGTGACCTCAAGGGCGCCGGCGTGCACACCTGGTTGAACGACGCTCCGTTCTTCATGCCGGGCGCTATGCCCATGCTCATGATCAACACCATGAAGGAACCGCTCAACGACAAGCGCTTCCGTCGTGCTCTCGCTACTGCGATTGACTACAACGCCATCCGCCAGTTCGCCGTTTCCAACTACACGTCCCAGCTCCAGCCGGGCCTCATCATGCCGACGAACCTCGAAGGCAAGTACATCAACGCCGAAGATGCTAAGATCGGTGTGAACCTCAACATTGTTGACGAAGCCGAACGCCTCAACACCGTGAAGGCCATGCTTTCCGAAGCTGGTTACAAGTCCGTGTTCAAGGACGACGGTACGCTCGACCACATGGAAAACGCCAAGGGCGAAAAGATTCCGACCCTCTTCATCACCTCTCCGGCCGGTTGGACCGACTGGGAAGCCATGGTGTCTATCGCTGTCGAAGGCATGCGCAAGGCCGGTATCGACGTTCGTGAAGGCTTCGTGGATGGCGGTCAGTACTGGCCTGCCATGGGCACTGGCAACTTCGACCTCATCATGCACAAGCCGACTGCCGACGTTTCTCCGTCTCTCCCGTGGAGCCGCTTCAACGAAGTCATGTCTAGCCGTGACTGGCAGAAGCTCGGTGACTGGGCCGGCACCAACATTGGCCGTTACAACCAGCCGGGCACCAAGGAATTCCGCCCCGAAGTGGACAAGCTCCTTGCTGAAATTCCGCTCATGACCGACGAAGCCAAGAAGGCCGAAGCCTACCGCGAACTGAACAAGATCTTCATGGAAGACCAGCCGGCTATTCCGCTCGCTTACCTCCCGGAACAGTTCTACGAATTCAGTGACCGCGTGTGGACCAACTGGCCCTCTGCCGACAACGCTTACGCTCCGGCCCAGCTGCCGTGGATCGCTTCTGGCACGAAGGTTCTCTGGAACCTGAAGCTCAAGTAA